The segment CCCACCCCCAGGACATTCGCTGGAGAAACTTCCTGCCGTCCTGCCGGGTAGCTGCAGTAAATATTAAAAGGTCGTCGCCGAAAGGCGGCGGCCTTTTTGTCTTTACAAAAGAAACCAGCTATGGCATTATTATAGAAGAAAAAAATTGCCGTGTGGAGGAACTATGAAAAAGGAAACAAAAAAGCAGCTTCTCATAGGGGCTGCCCTTGTGCTGGAGCTTTTGCTCCTGCTGCTGTATCTGAACGGAAGGATCAACAAGCTGCTGGACTCTGATATGTCCAGTGAGATGATCTTAGGACAGCTGCTTGCCCGGGAAAACGCAGTCCTCACGCCCCATTGGTACTATTCGACAGAGCTGCGTGTGCTGAATACGCAGATCATCTACGCATTTTTCTTTAAGCTGATGAACAACTGGCATCTGGTAAGAATGGCAGCGACGGTCTGTTTTTGGGGCATTATGCTTGCAGCCTTTTACTTTCTGTGCCGCCAGTTTCGATGCACTGAGTATTTTCTGCTGCTGTCGATCCTGCTGATATCGCCCTTTTCACAGGATTATTTCAACTTTGTTCTGATGGGCGGTTATTATATTCCGCATATTGCAATCGAGTTTGCAGCGCTTGGCTTGAATGAAATGTATCATGAGAGCAACGGCAGAAAAAAGTGGCTAAGTCTGGCAGGTTCGGTCATTCTGGCTGTGCTGGCGGGCATGGGCGGTCCCCGAATGATCTTGGAACTGTATTTCCCACTGGGGCTTGCGGCGCTGGTGGAATTGCTGAACCGGACGAATCGACAACGCGGCCAGCAGTTTTTCTATGCGGTGGTCACCTCGGCCTTTGGTGCACTTGGCGGCTATGCGGTCAATGTATTTTATCTGCATCAGAGATACCAGTTTCAAAAGTGGGATGATCTTCGGATCGACATGTCCCAGATAGAGCGGCTGAAAGACATTATAGGCTTTTCCTTTGCGGCATTCGGACTGGAAAATGTTGGCACAAGTCTGCTAATCCAGTTGGTCAGCAGCGTAGTCAGCATTGGCTGGGTCAGCCTTACCGTTTTGTGCATCGCGGGCGGTTTTACATCCAAAGCAAGCGCACGGTACAGACGTCTGGCGAGCTGCACGCTGGCGGCCTATGCTGCGTATATCGTGCTGTACTGCGTGACGAACATGAATCTGATAGTTCGCTACAGCCTGCCGACCAATGTCCTGACCATTCCTCTGATTGCAGTGGCTTTTCAGGAACTGCGGGGAGATGTGGAACGCAAACAGAAGTTTCTTGGCGGCTGGGTCGTACTTGTGGCAGCATGGAGTCTGTTTGTGCTTTTGCGTGTTGGAAGCGTGGACAAGAATGCAGGACTTCGTGCAGTATCAGAAGAACTGGTGAACGATGGCTATGCAAATGGTTATGCTACCTTTTGGAATGCGAACGTCCTGACGGAACTTTCCGATGCGGAGCTCGAAGTCTGGTGCTGGTGCGACTATGGGGATGGATGGCAGAAGCATGGAGTGGATGTGGACAAGATGTATCCGTGGCTCCAGCTTACCAGCCACGACACCGAGAGACCGGGCGGAAAGGTATTCGTGCTGTTCTCACAGGAAGAATTTGAGGATAACCCATGGAAGCAGAACCTTCAGCCAGAGGATGTGATCTATGAGTCGGAGGAGTATGTGGTGATGGGGTATCCGGATTATGATACGATGAAGGCAACGCTGGAAAAAGACCTGTAAAAATCGGAGGGAAAGCAATACACATGCGATTGGATAAATACTTAGCCGAAACGGCCCAGTGCACCCGCAGCGAGGCCAAGGCGCTGCTTTCCAAAGGGCGGGTGCAGGTGAACGGTGCTGTCTGCAAAAAAGGGGACACCCAGCTCAGGGAAACCGATACGGTGGCCGTGGACGGCAAAGCCCTGAATTACCAGCAGTTTGTGTACCTGATGCTCAACAAGCCCGAGGGGGTGGTGAGCGCTTCCACGGACAAGCGGGACACTACTGTGGTGGATCTGGTGGGGGACGCCTACCCGCGGCGGCAGCTGTTTCCGGCGGGGCGGCTGGACAAGACCAGCACCGGCTTTGTGCTGCTGACCGATGACGGCACCTTTGCCCACGAGATCCTTGCTCCAAAGCGCCACGTCTCCAAGACCTACACTGTGGTGCTGGACACCCCCCTGACCGAGGAAATGCGCACCGGCTTTGCCGCCGGGGTCACGCTGGCGGACGGCACAGCGCTTTCGCCTGCGGAGGTCACGGCCCTTTCTGCCGACGGCCTGACCGTGCGGGTGGTGCTGCGGCAGGGGGTCTACCACCAGATCAAGCGGATGTTCGGCGTGTACGGCGCAGGCGTGAACGGCCTGCACCGGGACGCCATCGGCGGCCTTGCGCTGGATGCAGCCCTTGCACCGGGGCAGTGGCGGGAGCTTTCTGCCGAAGAAGTGTCAAAAATTACCATCTGAGAGGGTGCGCTTTTCACCCGGATTTCAAAAAAGCAACACATTTTGCCGGTAAAATAGAGGCCAGAACCACGCAAAAAGGCACTTTTTTGGCTTGAAAAACCCCTGAGAGATAATATTCACAAGAAAAAACTATCTTTTTTGTTGAAATATGTTGCAAAAGTAAATTCTTTTGTGTAAAATATAAAATGTAATGCAGCTAAATTGTTGAAAATCACGACCGGCTGCCGCTGCGGTTTGCACAAACGAGGAAAAGGGGTATCCATTATGGCCAATAGAGTATTTCAAAGCGTGATCTACCAGATGAAAGATGCGATCAACCGGGTGGTCGGCGTGGTGGATGAGACCGGCGCTGTCATTTCCTGCTCGGAGCTGAACCTGATCGGCGAGGTGCGCGAGGGCTTCATGGCAGAGCGCCTGACGGCGGGGGACCGCTTCGTGCGCGATGGCTACACCTATCAGCAGTTCTCCAGCGCCAAGCACAACGATTACGCAGTGTTCGTGGAGGGCGTGGATGAGACGGCTGGTCAGTTTGCCGCTATGCTGTCCATCAGCCTGCAGAGCATCAAGCAGTACCACGATGAGAAGTTCGATAAGTCCAACTTCATCAAGAACGTGGTGCTGGATAATATCCTGCCCGGCGATATCTATGCCAAGGCCCGTGAGCTGCACTTTGCCACCGACGTTTCCCGCGTGGTGTTCATCGTGCGCGTGACTTCCGGCGGCGACATCTCCGCCTATGATGTGGTCAGCAGCCTGTTCCCGGATAAGCAGAAGGACTTTGTGTTCAACATCAGCGAGACGGATACGGTGCTGGTCAAGGAGATCCGCAAGGGCATCGACCGCACGGATATGGAAAAGCTGGCTGCCAGCATTGTGGATACCCTGTCCGGCGAGCACTACATCAAGGCTGTGGTGGGCATCGGCACCCCCATTTCCAACGTGAAGGATCTGGCTACCTCCTTCAAGGAAGCACAGATCGCCATGGAAGTGAGCAAGGTGTTCGACACCGAAAAGCAGATCATCCGCTACGATAATCTGGGCATTGCACGCCTGATCTATCAGCTGCCCACCACCGTGTGCGAGATGTTCCTGCGTGAGGTGTTCAAGCAGGGCAGCATCGAGAGCCTGGATCAGGAGACCCTGTTTACCATCCAGCGCTTCTTTGAGAACAACCTGAATGTGTCGGAAACCAGCCGCGGCCTGTTCGTGCACCGCAACACGCTGGTGTATCGTCTGGAAAAGATCAAAAAGCTGACTGGCCTGGATCTGCGTGAGTTCGACGATGCTATCGTATTCAAGGTAGCATTGATGGTCAAAAAGTACCTGTCCAACAATCCGGCCAAATACTAATAGGCTGCAGGCTCTGCCTGCAGTGCAGAACCGGCCGCTCGCAACCGATGCTGGCCGGTTCTTTTTGCTGTGAAAACAGATTTTAATGTCAGGAGCTAATATTACCCTATGATCGATTTAGAACACGTTTCCAAGGAATATAAACGGGGCGGACCGCTTGCACTGGACGACATCAGCCTCCATGTGGACGATGGCGAGTTCGTGTTCCTGCTGGGCCATTCCGGCGCAGGCAAATCCACCCTGCTCAAGCTGCTGCTGCGCGAGGAGCTGCCCAGCGAAGGCAAGGTGACTGTGCTGGGCAAGGATGTTGCCCGGCTGCGCCGCCATCAGGTGCCGTATCTGCGCCGTCAGATGGGCATTATCTTTCAGGATTTCCGCCTGATCCCCACCATGACCGTGTACGAGAACATCGCTTTTGCCATGCACGTCACCAATGTCAAGCGCAAGGAGATCCGTGACCGTGTGGAGTACATGCTGGAACTGGTGCATCTGGAGGATAAGGCCAAGGCTTATCCGGACACCCTTTCCGGCGGCGAACAGCAGCGCGTGGCTGTGGCCCGTGCACTTGCCCACGGCCCCAAGCTGGTCATTGCGGACGAGCCCACCGGCAACATCGACCCGGAGCTGAGTCTGGAAATGATGGAGCTGCTGGAGCGGGTGAGTGAAATGGGCATCACCGTTGTGGTCGTCACCCACGAACACGAGCTGGTGCGTCAGTTCCATCAGCGGGTCGTTACCCTGAAAAAGGGCCGCATCATTTCGGACGTGCCTGCCGATAAGGAAGCCATCCGGGAGCGGGCAGAGCGCCGGGAGCGCCTGTTTGAGACCGAGCTGGAACCGAAAAACACTGCAGAAAAGGAGGCGGCCACCGTATGATGAGACCTTCTACCTTCTTTTTCCTGGTCCGGCGCGGCGTGTGCAATCTGGGCAAGCACTGGGCCATGACCTTTGTGTGCATCCTGTCCCTCAGCGTCTGTATGACCCTGAACACCTTTGCAAGCCTTGCAGAGGTAAACGTGGACAGCATGGTCAACTATCTGGGCAGCCAGAACGAGACCGTGGTCTATCTGGACCCGGAGTGCGATGATGCCACCGCCCAGGCTGTGGGCGAAAAGCTGTCTGCCATGCCCGGCGTGACCAATGTGCAGTTCGTCTCCAAGCAGGACGTGCTGAACACCTACCGCGATTACATGGAAGATTACTCCTCCCTGTGGGACGAGTTTGAAAACGACAACCCCTTCAAGGCAAACTACCGCGTCTCCATCGCAGACCTGAGCCAGATGGAGGCGATGAGCAAGAAGATGCAGGCCATCCAAGGGGTATACAGCGTGACCGCTCCGGTGGAAATGACCAACGTCTTTGTGCAGGTGCAGCGCTCTGTTACCAAAGTGGGCCGCGGTATCGTGCTGGTGCTGATGGTGGTCAGCATCATTACTGTGGGCAGCACCATCCGCCTGAGCGTGTTTGCCCGCCGCCGCGAGATCGAGATCATGAAGTATGTGGGCGCCACCAACAGCCTTGTCACCCTGCCCTTCTTTGTGGAGGGGCTGGCCATGGGCCTGATCTCCGGTACACTCACTGCAGCGATCAGTCTGGGCGGCTACTCCTATATGGTGCAGGCCTCCGATGGTCTGGGCGGCGTATGGGAAATGATCATGGGTCAGGCACTTGTGCCGGTGAGCGCCGTCTGGTCCACCATCATCCCGTACAGCCTCATCGGCGGTGCTGTTGTGGGTGGTCTGGGCAGCATGTTCTCCATCCGCAAACACCTGAATGTATGATGGAAAGGAGCCGCACATGAAAAAAGCACTTCATGCAAAGCCCTTCCGGCTTCAACTGCCCGGCTACACGCCGCGCCATGCCCGGCCGGAGCCTGCCCGCAGTAAGCTGCTGCGGGGCGTCAGCCTGTGTCTGGCAGCCGCGTGTCTTGTGGCAAGCGTAAGCTTCCACCCGGCTACGGCAGCCACCAGTATGGCCAGCCTGCAGAACAAGCTGAACAGCCTTTCCAAATCCATTGACCAGCACAAAAAGGAGCTTTCGGACGCAAAGAAAAAGGAAACTGCGGCAAAGGCGCTGGAAAGTGAACTGAAGGAGCGCGTGGGCGTCATTCAGTCTCAGATCGGTGTGCTGAGCACCCAGATCGCGGCAGTACAGAACAGCATCGGCCAGACCGAGCAGAAGATCAGCGCCAAGGAAGCGGAGATCACCCAGAAGCAGACCGAGATCGACGGCCAGTGGGACGATTTCAAAAAGCATATGGCGGCGATGCAGGAGCTGCGCGATGGCGGCAGTGTGGCCATGTTGAGCGCGGTGAACGACCTGTATGAGCTGCTGACCTTCAACGAGGTCATGCAGGATATCTCCATCAAAGATACCGAGATCATGGACAATATGAAGGCCGCCAAGAGCGCTTTGGAAGCGGATAAGGTGGAGCTGGAAGCCCAGCGCAAGGAGCTGACGAGCCAGAAGGCAGAGCTGGATACCCAGAACTACCAGATGAAGGCCAAACAGAGCGAGCTGAACAGCAGCATCTCTGCAGCACAGCTTTCTGCACAGGACGCCCAGAAGGCCCAGAAGGCAGCGCAGGCGGCCATTGAATCAGACGAGCTGAACTATGAGGCAGTCAAAAAAGAGATCCAGAAGTTGATCGCAGCGGCTGCATCCAGTAAGCCGCAGCTGAGCTTTACCGGCTTTGCCTGCCCGCTGAAGAGCTATACCCGCGTTTCCAGCGAGTACGGCTGGCGTAAGAATCCGGTGTCCGGCGTCAACAGGCTGCATGCCGGCATCGATCTGGCGGCCCCGGGCGGTACGCCCATCTACGCAGCCGCCAGCGGCTATGTGCAGGTGGCAGGCTGGTCCAGCGGCGGCTATGGCAACTATGTCATCATCTATCACGGCAGCATGTCGGACGGCAATGCCTACAGCACCCTGTACGGCCACATGAGGTCGGTCGCCACCAGCGCAGGCAAGTATGTCAAGCAGGGCGAGCTGATCGGCTACGTTGGCTCTACCGGCAACTCTACCGGCAACCACCTGCATCTGGAGGTCTGGAAGGGCGGCAAAAAGGCCAATGCGGTCAATCCGCGCGGTTATATCCCGTTCCCGCACAACTGAGTGTATTTATAAGGAGTCTGGTATTCTATGAACGA is part of the Faecalibacterium sp. HTF-F genome and harbors:
- a CDS encoding pseudouridine synthase, with product MRLDKYLAETAQCTRSEAKALLSKGRVQVNGAVCKKGDTQLRETDTVAVDGKALNYQQFVYLMLNKPEGVVSASTDKRDTTVVDLVGDAYPRRQLFPAGRLDKTSTGFVLLTDDGTFAHEILAPKRHVSKTYTVVLDTPLTEEMRTGFAAGVTLADGTALSPAEVTALSADGLTVRVVLRQGVYHQIKRMFGVYGAGVNGLHRDAIGGLALDAALAPGQWRELSAEEVSKITI
- a CDS encoding PucR family transcriptional regulator, whose product is MANRVFQSVIYQMKDAINRVVGVVDETGAVISCSELNLIGEVREGFMAERLTAGDRFVRDGYTYQQFSSAKHNDYAVFVEGVDETAGQFAAMLSISLQSIKQYHDEKFDKSNFIKNVVLDNILPGDIYAKARELHFATDVSRVVFIVRVTSGGDISAYDVVSSLFPDKQKDFVFNISETDTVLVKEIRKGIDRTDMEKLAASIVDTLSGEHYIKAVVGIGTPISNVKDLATSFKEAQIAMEVSKVFDTEKQIIRYDNLGIARLIYQLPTTVCEMFLREVFKQGSIESLDQETLFTIQRFFENNLNVSETSRGLFVHRNTLVYRLEKIKKLTGLDLREFDDAIVFKVALMVKKYLSNNPAKY
- the ftsE gene encoding cell division ATP-binding protein FtsE, giving the protein MIDLEHVSKEYKRGGPLALDDISLHVDDGEFVFLLGHSGAGKSTLLKLLLREELPSEGKVTVLGKDVARLRRHQVPYLRRQMGIIFQDFRLIPTMTVYENIAFAMHVTNVKRKEIRDRVEYMLELVHLEDKAKAYPDTLSGGEQQRVAVARALAHGPKLVIADEPTGNIDPELSLEMMELLERVSEMGITVVVVTHEHELVRQFHQRVVTLKKGRIISDVPADKEAIRERAERRERLFETELEPKNTAEKEAATV
- a CDS encoding cell division protein FtsX; translation: MMRPSTFFFLVRRGVCNLGKHWAMTFVCILSLSVCMTLNTFASLAEVNVDSMVNYLGSQNETVVYLDPECDDATAQAVGEKLSAMPGVTNVQFVSKQDVLNTYRDYMEDYSSLWDEFENDNPFKANYRVSIADLSQMEAMSKKMQAIQGVYSVTAPVEMTNVFVQVQRSVTKVGRGIVLVLMVVSIITVGSTIRLSVFARRREIEIMKYVGATNSLVTLPFFVEGLAMGLISGTLTAAISLGGYSYMVQASDGLGGVWEMIMGQALVPVSAVWSTIIPYSLIGGAVVGGLGSMFSIRKHLNV
- a CDS encoding murein hydrolase activator EnvC family protein, coding for MKKALHAKPFRLQLPGYTPRHARPEPARSKLLRGVSLCLAAACLVASVSFHPATAATSMASLQNKLNSLSKSIDQHKKELSDAKKKETAAKALESELKERVGVIQSQIGVLSTQIAAVQNSIGQTEQKISAKEAEITQKQTEIDGQWDDFKKHMAAMQELRDGGSVAMLSAVNDLYELLTFNEVMQDISIKDTEIMDNMKAAKSALEADKVELEAQRKELTSQKAELDTQNYQMKAKQSELNSSISAAQLSAQDAQKAQKAAQAAIESDELNYEAVKKEIQKLIAAAASSKPQLSFTGFACPLKSYTRVSSEYGWRKNPVSGVNRLHAGIDLAAPGGTPIYAAASGYVQVAGWSSGGYGNYVIIYHGSMSDGNAYSTLYGHMRSVATSAGKYVKQGELIGYVGSTGNSTGNHLHLEVWKGGKKANAVNPRGYIPFPHN